In the Sedimentisphaera cyanobacteriorum genome, AGCCTTAATAATTGCATTATTAGCCGTTTTCTGTTCGGTTCAGCCGGCAGAAGCGGGAGTTTTAACCCCGCCGGAAAACATAATCAAGGCCTCCAGCAAGGATTATCCGAATGTTAAAACAAGGCATTTTCAAGGGATCTCAAGTTTGGCGGTTAGCCCGGAAGGCAGAATCTGGGTTACATGGTACGGCGGCCCAACGCCGTCCGAGGACAAAAATAATTATGCTGTATTGGCCACCAGCGGCGATAACGGCAAAACCTGGCAGGAGCTTATGGTTGTTGACCCCGACGGGCCTGGTCAGCTTAGAGCTTATGATCCTCAGGTTTGGTTAGACCCGCAAGGAAGTCTTTGGTGGTTTTGGGCTCAGGCTGTCGCCTACGGGGACAGGGCGCAGACTTGGGCAATGGCTGCCGAAAATCCGGACGATAAGGCCGCGGGCTGGTCAGAACCGTTTCATATTGCCCAAGGGGTGATTATGGGCAAGCCGACTGTTCTGAAAAACGGCGACTGGCTTATGCCTGTAAGTGATTGGGCAGGTCGAATAAGCCGTTCTCCAAATGCTGCTACGGCAGCTGCGTATATATCAGAAAGCGAATGGGCAGGTGAGAGCTTTACCCTACTCGGTACAGCTTTGGTTCCCATAAAAGACCGAAGCTTTGATGAGCATATGATAGTTGAAAAGAAGGATGGAAGCCTTTGGCTGCTCGCTCGAACAAAGTACGGCATAGGCGAAAGTTTTTCCGAGGATGGCGGTAAAACATGGAGCAGGGTTTCGCCATCGGATATAAAGCATCCCTCAGCAAGATTTTTTATCCGCCGCCTGAATTCCGGAAATCTGCTGCTCGTTAAGCACGGCCCGATAAACGAAAAAACAGGACGCAGAGATTTAATGGCATTCATCTCTGAAGATGACGGAAAAACCTGGCAGGGCGGCCTTATGCTTGACGAAAGAAAGAAGGTGTCCTACCCGGACGGCCAGCAAACCTCAGACGGCAAGATCTATATCACCTATGACTGCGACAGATACGGAGAAAAGAAAATCCTTATGGCCGTGTTTACTGAAAAGGACGCCTTGGCGGGCGAGGCCGTAACAGAGGATGTGCGTTTGAGGGTTGTTATCAGTAAAAACCCGTCTCCAAAGCCTTATGAGCCTGCTTTGCCGGAGCCTGCTGCTCCGTACGCTGCTGACAAATTCGACTTTGATGACAATTCGAATGAATCCCCAGTCAATTTTTCCCGTCCGGCTGAGGTCAAGCCTGTTGACGGAGGGGATATTGATACACTCGAAATCGGAGCGAGGATTTGGTCTAACCGCAAGTATGTATTCAGCGTTCTTCCTGAGAAGATAAAGGGCAAGAAGTTCATCCGCTCAAAGATCGAAAAGAGCAAGGCCAAGGCAGAATCGCAGGGATACGTCTATGTTATCGGCAAACAGAAGGCAATTGAAGAAGAATTATTGAAACAGGGTTTTGAAAAGACCGACATCCCTCAGTTCATCCCGTTTGCAGTAAAAGGCCAGGGCAGTTATTACCGTTATGATACCGTTTCAGTGTATCAAAAGTACGTTGAAAAAGGCGATACAATTGAATACGGGAAATGGGGCATAACCTT is a window encoding:
- a CDS encoding sialidase family protein — its product is MIVQKRALIIALLAVFCSVQPAEAGVLTPPENIIKASSKDYPNVKTRHFQGISSLAVSPEGRIWVTWYGGPTPSEDKNNYAVLATSGDNGKTWQELMVVDPDGPGQLRAYDPQVWLDPQGSLWWFWAQAVAYGDRAQTWAMAAENPDDKAAGWSEPFHIAQGVIMGKPTVLKNGDWLMPVSDWAGRISRSPNAATAAAYISESEWAGESFTLLGTALVPIKDRSFDEHMIVEKKDGSLWLLARTKYGIGESFSEDGGKTWSRVSPSDIKHPSARFFIRRLNSGNLLLVKHGPINEKTGRRDLMAFISEDDGKTWQGGLMLDERKKVSYPDGQQTSDGKIYITYDCDRYGEKKILMAVFTEKDALAGEAVTEDVRLRVVISKNPSPKPYEPALPEPAAPYAADKFDFDDNSNESPVNFSRPAEVKPVDGGDIDTLEIGARIWSNRKYVFSVLPEKIKGKKFIRSKIEKSKAKAESQGYVYVIGKQKAIEEELLKQGFEKTDIPQFIPFAVKGQGSYYRYDTVSVYQKYVEKGDTIEYGKWGITLVSRS